A region from the Deinococcus sp. KNUC1210 genome encodes:
- a CDS encoding zinc-binding dehydrogenase yields the protein MLADASEEAIDRMTRGSGVDMVVDQVGGVARKGSLQLLRPLGWMVVMGNASGAPDIDASLSELWLTSRALLGINLQQLSAADPTRVCLTLRAALDQVVSGTGKVDVIGTLPLSEGRSGPPTHRSPRDDRQAGSSGGYEA from the coding sequence ATGTTGGCCGACGCCTCCGAAGAGGCCATTGACCGCATGACCAGAGGCTCAGGCGTCGATATGGTGGTCGATCAGGTCGGCGGCGTGGCCCGGAAGGGCAGCCTGCAACTGCTGCGTCCACTGGGCTGGATGGTCGTGATGGGCAATGCCAGCGGCGCACCGGACATCGACGCGTCTCTGTCCGAATTGTGGTTGACCAGTCGGGCCCTTCTGGGAATCAACCTTCAACAGTTGAGTGCGGCCGACCCCACACGGGTGTGTCTTACCCTGCGGGCTGCGCTGGACCAGGTGGTGAGCGGCACTGGAAAGGTCGATGTCATAGGGACGCTGCCGTTATCCGAAGGCCGCAGCGGCCCACCGACGCATCGAAGCCCGCGCGACGACCGGCAAGCTGGTTCTTCAGGTGGATACGAAGCGTAG